One Dunckerocampus dactyliophorus isolate RoL2022-P2 chromosome 6, RoL_Ddac_1.1, whole genome shotgun sequence genomic window, AGGTGtcagccctcctcctcctcgtcttcccTTTCCGTCACTCGCTCACCCAACCCTCTGCCCATCCCGCCCCTCCCTCGGGCGGCTCACCCAGCCCCACCCAAGCCCCACAGCTCTAAGGCTGACCTCCATCGCCATGACGACCTGAAGCATAACCAGCGTCTTTACAACAGCGAGGAGCAGGAGTCGGTGGCCAGGCATTGGCCGCAGGGGAGCTACACGCAACTTGTGCACTGGACGCAGCCCAGGGTGCACCACTCTTTTGTCAGCTGGCCGTCGGACGGCCGGTTGGAGCATGGCGTCCTGGGAAGCCCTCAGCCTGTGGGCCAGGGCAGCGGACATGACGTCAGCAGGGAGGAAATCGGTGGCGATGTGCATCGGCAGCAGGGCTACAACCAGGACTTCAACATGAGGACGCAATATCGACTCAACGCCCCCCAGTCGGACAGTGCCTCCCCGCCTGCCGACCCAACCCAATCACCACCAACCCCGACCCCTTCCTCTTTCCCCATTTCTACCAATTTCAAAGAGTCAGTGACCAGCCAACCAAGTGTGCAGGCCACGCCCACACATGCGAGGACTCTGACAGAACATCACACAGAAAGTAGGCGGGAGGAAAGTGGCAAGCCGGCCACTGAGAGAGAGGACAAATTCTTCAGACAGGACATTGGAGAAGGTCACATGACAGAAGAGGAGAGGAGGCAGAAGGTTCTGGAGGTGGTTCAAGGTGAACTAG contains:
- the si:ch211-79m20.1 gene encoding uncharacterized protein si:ch211-79m20.1, with amino-acid sequence MRSWLLLLLLAALSATILRLGSAEGEPLPASLVDLVRNSPISSVDDLKMLLQHEAGAIEGEDDGNILTNQTQRRHIRSIMEAEVAQQAACKVRTEVIEITRSMLDRRNANFMLWPPCVEVQRCSGCCNTRLLQCVPTVTSSRYLQVIKIQYINRKAHYDKAIISVEDHVACRCQPSSSSSSLSVTRSPNPLPIPPLPRAAHPAPPKPHSSKADLHRHDDLKHNQRLYNSEEQESVARHWPQGSYTQLVHWTQPRVHHSFVSWPSDGRLEHGVLGSPQPVGQGSGHDVSREEIGGDVHRQQGYNQDFNMRTQYRLNAPQSDSASPPADPTQSPPTPTPSSFPISTNFKESVTSQPSVQATPTHARTLTEHHTESRREESGKPATEREDKFFRQDIGEGHMTEEERRQKVLEVVQGELDRPTHLHPHPPQQRPKPVISTAAPPSSRHTPFRPASPRRRRKHRKRISKAAMRAMIM